The sequence CATCCACATAGACTGGTAGCCAAATTTGAAATCCCTTTCCGGTTATTTCGTTGAAGCACTTCAGCCAGCTTCTCAGGAGATCCCGTTTCAATGGCAGACGCTGTAAGCGCATCCGTTGTAACAGCATCCTCATAAGAAGGGTAATGAGAAAAATCTGTGCTGATAACAAAAAGGTTATTCCCTCCAAGATAGGATTTTAGCACCCTTGCTATATCCTGGCAATCCTGTATATTTTGTGTACCTATGACTATCGGAATCAACTTAAAATCATCTCCCAGCTTGTATTGCAAAAAAGGAAGCTGGACTTCAAGGCTATGTTCATACAGGTGAGCATCTTTGCGAAAGGTGAAAATATCATTCTCATCAACAAGCTTTTGTGCAAGATCCAAATCTACTTCAACCCTACCCAGCGGAGTTAAATAATCACCCTTGCAGTATATTGATGCACCAGGAAAAGTGACTCTATGACTCGATGCTATTACAAAAACCCGGTCATATTTACCGTTTTCATTAATCTGATTAAAGGCCGAGGCGGCAACTTCCCCTGAAAACATATAGCCGGCATGAGGAGAAATCACGGCCACCACATTATTGTATTGTTTCCTCTCTGCCTGTATAAAAAGACTTTTAAGTTCATTTCCCAATGCTACCGGGTCATCAGTGTAAAATTTACCGGCAGCGTAAGCTTGCCGGTCTTCCTGATTAACACGGCCATTGTCTTGTTGCGAAAAACATCCCCCGGATGTAATAACTGCGAGAATCATAATCATAAAACCCAGATTGTTGGCACACATTTTTTAATTAATTTCGTATGGTTGAGGCAAAACACAAATATACTAAAAGCTGAACGTATTTAAAAATACAAACAGATTTGGACTTCTGATCCTGGGATTTAACAGTATTATCACCCAGATCATTCTGCTTAGGGAGTTCATCACCTTATTTGGTGGCAATGAATTGATAATTGGTCTTTTCCTTTCCGGTTGGTTGCTATTATCCGGAACCGGCGCACGGCTCTCCGGTTGGATTGCAAACCGTCCTTTTATAATTTTCATCTTCTTTTTAGCTTTGTCTGGCTTACCTCCCTTTATTTTAGCTCTGGCATACTGGTTGAAAAGCATACTGTTTACCGCTGGAATATCCCTTGGCCCAATTACCATTTGGGGATTTATGCTGATCACTATTGCACCTTTCTGCTTAGCATCGGGAATCCTGTTCCCTTTGCTGGCTGCTTCCTTATCCGGCATCCCTTCCCAAAAAAAAGTCAGATTCGCTTATGGCTGGGAATCAGCAGGAAGCCTTGCCGGTGGCATTGTTTACAGCTTCCTGCTGATATTCCTTTTTAATTCATTCAAGGTACTGGTTTTGGTTTTATTAACGGGAGTATTGTTTTCCATCATACTATATCAAAAATCAAAATGGATCATGCCTGCCTTTCTTTCTATTACATTACTCATGGCGGGCGTCATCCTTTTCCGTTCACATTTCTATGAAAAACTCATTCAAAGCCTTTACCCCGGCCAAATCCTGGTAGATACAAAAGAAACCCCGTTTGGAAGATTGGATGTAACCCGGTCGGGAGAACAATTGGCTTTCTATGAAAACGGAAACATAATCTTTACATCCGGTGATACGGAACATTCGGAAGAAACAGTTCATTTCCCAATGGCACTCCACCAAAATCCCAAAAATGTTTTAATTCTCTCCGGAGGCTTTGCAGGGAACATTCAGGAAGCAATGAAATATAATCCTGACAATATTGATCTTATTGAAATCAATCCAGGATGGGCGGATCTTGTGCAAGATAACCTGCCACTTGCCTTTCCGGAAGATCAAGTTACCGTTTACTTTATGGATGGCAGGCGCTATGTCAAGCAATCCAATAACACTTATGATATAATCATTTCTGACATTCCTGGCCCCTCCACATCGCAGTTAAACCGCTACTTTACCCTTGAGTTTTTCAGGGAAGTCCATCTTCTTATGAAACCAGGAGCAATATTTTGCCTTCACCTGGACGCTCCTGCCAATTATTTGAATGCCCCTGCTGAAAATCTGCACGAAACAGTAAATAGTACACTTAAAATGGTATTCAAAAACACCCTGATGATTCCAGGATCAAGTAATTATTTCCTTGCATCCGACTCTCTCCTGGATTATGAAATCGTATCCCGCCTCCAAATATTGCAACTACCCAATCAGT is a genomic window of Bacteroidota bacterium containing:
- the amrB gene encoding AmmeMemoRadiSam system protein B, whose amino-acid sequence is MILAVITSGGCFSQQDNGRVNQEDRQAYAAGKFYTDDPVALGNELKSLFIQAERKQYNNVVAVISPHAGYMFSGEVAASAFNQINENGKYDRVFVIASSHRVTFPGASIYCKGDYLTPLGRVEVDLDLAQKLVDENDIFTFRKDAHLYEHSLEVQLPFLQYKLGDDFKLIPIVIGTQNIQDCQDIARVLKSYLGGNNLFVISTDFSHYPSYEDAVTTDALTASAIETGSPEKLAEVLQRNNRKGISNLATSLCGWSSVYSLLYMLEDNPGYKIHKLKYMNSGDAAYYGDKERVVGYWAMVVTGEHLVDTKSEDVFEINAHDQTVLLGIARETLNDYIRQGKFPDFNTRDLPSVCREKCGAFVTLLKEGQLRGCIGRFDADEPLYLVVRDMAISASTRDYRFPPVQADELDEIEIEISVLTPMVKISSIEEIELGKHGIYIKKGASGGTFLPQVATQTGWTLEEFLGHCARDKARIGWDGWKDADIYVYEARVFSESGH